One region of Labrus bergylta chromosome 23, fLabBer1.1, whole genome shotgun sequence genomic DNA includes:
- the LOC110000954 gene encoding histone H2B 1/2-like gives MPEPQQKVVSKKGSKKAVTKNPGKKDKKRRKTRKESYSIYVYKVMKQVHPDTGISSKAMGIMNSFVNDIFERIAGEASKLAHYNKRSTITSREIQTAVRLLLPGELAKHAVSEGTKAVTKYTSSK, from the coding sequence ATGCCTGAGCCGCAGCAGAAAGTCGTTTCAAAGAAGGGCAGCAAGAAAGCCGTGACAAAGAACCCCGGCAAAAAGgacaagaagaggagaaagaccAGGAAAGAGAGTTACAGCATCTACGTCTATAAGGTGATGAAGCAAGTCCACCCAGACACTGGTATCTCTTCAAAGGCGATGGGCATCATGAACTCCTTCGTCAATGATATCTTTGAGCGTATCGCTGGTGAGGCCTCCAAGCTGGCTCACTACAACAAGCGCTCCACCATCACCTCCAGGGAGATCCAGACTGCTGTCCGCCTGCTCCTGCCTGGAGAGCTGGCCAAGCATGCTGTGTCTGAGGGCACCAAGGCTGTGACCAAGTACACCAGCTCCAAGTAA